In uncultured Propionivibrio sp., the sequence CATCGGCACGGGCGTCACCCCCTCGACGGCGATGCACACGCCGTCCGACGACAATGCCGCAGCCGCCGTCAGCACGCGCAAGCCGGCGGCCGAACGCGCCACCTTGCGCGTCACGCAGGGCCGCGCCGGGTCGGGCAGCAACACCGCCAGCAGCAGCGCGTCGGCCGAATCGGCGCCACCGGCCAGAAAGCGTTCGAACGCGACGACGGCGCCGCCGGCATAAACAAGTTGGGCATCGAGCGCGAGCAGCACCGGTGCCAGCACCGCTTCATCCTGCTTCGCGCAGACCTCGCCGCCAAGCGTCGCCTGGTTGCGCAGGTTGCGGGAATAGACAAAACCGGCGGCTTCGCGCAGCGCCGCCGGCACGCGCGGATCATCGATCAGCTGCTGCAGCGTCAGCGTGGCGCCGAGGCGGAGCTGCCCATCCTCGACGGTGAGC encodes:
- the ygfM gene encoding molybdopterin-dependent oxidoreductase FAD-binding subunit — its product is MIEQFLKPAAVDEAVHLKRQYGDKAVFMAGGSKLNAAPTRTDKNVAISLAGLRLDALTVEDGQLRLGATLTLQQLIDDPRVPAALREAAGFVYSRNLRNQATLGGEVCAKQDEAVLAPVLLALDAQLVYAGGAVVAFERFLAGGADSADALLLAVLLPDPARPCVTRKVARSAAGLRVLTAAAALSSDGVCIAVEGVTPVPMRLRDVEARTSGDTGLEQAVSAAIAPEDDLRGSAAYKRYIAGIVVADLVADLKAGGQPTQGGN